gcggcaagcaaccacgtgatgagcgccgccctagtcgtcgaaagggaggagccgggacaccacctaAAGGTctagcgacccatatacttcgtcgATGAGGTACTCACCAACACCAAGGTTTGGTACCCCCAGGTACAGAAACTTCTATAtgccgtgctgatggtgacccagaagcaactacactacttcaccgagcaCGAAGTCATGGTCGCTACTTCATTCCTGCtgggagacatcgtccgcaaccgcgatgccacaggacggatctccaagtgggtaCTCGAACTAATGGGCCATGGCTCAAGTATATCCCCTGCatcgctattaagtcttaggctcacGCGaactttgtcgctgaatggacggaggtccagctcccgatcctagacgtcacccacgagttctggacgatgtacttcgacgggtcggtgatggcgcccggctcgggggctggagtggttttgatctccccagatgggagcagGCTATGCTACGCGATCCGTCTCCACTTTTTGCcctcaaacaatgccacagaatacgaggccctcatcaatggactgtgcatcgccatcgagctcggcgctacacgGCTGTACATCTGCGGTGACTtggagttggtcatcgaccaagtcatgaaggagtcctcttgcaaaagacccctcatggtagcatactaccaggaggtgtgcaagctcaaggacaaattccaagggatcaaactacatcatgtcccccgaaaggacaacgatgccactgattttcttgcaaaattggctgccaaGCAGGTTtcgtctctagatggggtcttcatcaatgaccttcatgagccatctacccccatcctagaaggtctgatccagACACACCTCGACACTAACCTAGCGTTCAGGGGCTCCGACCtcagtgcctccatgacgacgtcgCCCGTCGACGTTGCCGTGGTGGCACTCGATCCAACCGATTGGAGAGCaccactactcacctacctcctcgaggagattctcccacctgaaaggactgaagcatgatggatcgctcgatgcacCAAGACGTTCGTCACATTCAGCAACAAACTTTACAAGTGGAGTTCATTgggaatactcatgaagtgcatccctgcTGACCAAGGGAAAcatctcctcctcgaggtccatgccaaaatctacggacatcacgcggccctgaggtcgctggtcggaaaagcctttcgacaaggtttttactggcccaccacgctacgagatgcagaggaggtcgtccgcaggtgtgagggatgccagttctatgcacgacaaactcatttgccggcgcaggagcttcaaaccatccccatcaacTGGGCATTTGCGGTCTAGGGCCTCGATAgggtcggacccctcaaaaagggcctaggtggcttcactcacctactcgtagcggtggacaaattcaccaagtggatagaggcaaagcccatcaccaacattcgctcagaagaggcggtcaagttcttccttgacatcatctaccgcttctgcgttcctaactgtatcatcactgaccacggaactaacttcaccggaaagaagttcctggacttctgtgatggatacgacattaggatcgactgggcctcggtcggacatccacgtactaacgatCAAGTCGAgtaggccaatggcatggtcctccaaggactcaagccacgcatcttcgatcgactcaataagtatgtcgggcgatgggttgtagaggtcccagtgatcctctagagcctaagaacaaccccaaaccgatccatagggttcacacctttcttcctggcctacgtaGTTGAAGTagtgttgccctctgacctcaacctcagcgccccaagagtgaaggccttcgaccgcgatagagccacggaggctcagcaggacGCGGTTGACCTGCTCAAGGAGGCTTGTGAGATGTCCGTCATCCGCTCCACTCGCTATCAGtaaactctccacaggtaccatgaaagaaaaatcagagggaggatcctcgaggtcggagacctcatgctccgaagaacccaatcaaccaaggagaaacacaaactctctccatgatgggaaggaccctatatggtgtcCGAGGTCattcgaccgggcacctaccaactgaaggatgacaatggcaatgttctcaccaacacttggtacatcgaacagttacgtcgtttcttcccctaaaattcagtcttatcgCTTTTTTtacattcaacgtttgctcctacaagcaccctagcccgaacactcttggcctaggtcgcttaggggctccacgagggtgcgatactacctctcttttttactatcatatagtaaatacttttcacccgaacgaaagggtagtccgttcctttaaatTACCCCACGTAACTTATGTTTTAAactcccgaccgatcacaccccgccacgacctacggttatgagcagctgagcctcacgggccatgcctaggttcttaaggttgtagcctatgggtcaaatgggcaggtgcgaaaaagaaaggataaaaaacaaagccatGCTAGAGTAAAAAACAAGGAAtcgatgggacaagcttcctcttatgaagtgattccatcacaaaatgaaattgaagtattcatgaatacaaactgttcacacggggctcccccacgaacttaactttTTCATATactaactacttctactctaaattctattgTGACCGACCGGTGGCATTAGCTGATGGCACGGTCAACAAGGATAAGGGCTGCTCGCCTTCCGATAGGACGACGTTTGGCTCGGTCGGAGGTGGGACGATGCTCGATTCCAACCCGATCTCCACTCTATCTgtaggctagatgacatcttcTTGATGCACGCCTTCAGTTATGCTCacacggcgagcctccatcacccactgcgcggagacttgctcggcaaccatctgcacgtatggcaccaagctctcctcgagcgcatggatggcatccaCGCTCCAGCCATCGGCGTACCCTCTGTAGATGGCGGCGAAGTCCAAGTCTGGGTGGTGCGtcaccactgaggtcagcacTCATAATGTCCTGTAGAACATCCCGTCGGACATGAGTGTCTGAATTTCGTtcgggacctccaccagctggatggcgggcgtgctggtgctcggaGCCAACCTGAACACCTCAGAGACAACCACCTGGGCgacattgcggatctggtcaagttcccctcgagagcatgttgctcttcaagggacttggctagcgcctccACGCTCCGACCGATAGCCGCCTTGGCTGTCTCCAGCTCCCGCTCCAGAGAACCAACTTTTCCACACAGCTCTAGAAAAAGGACAACAAGCTCAGATGCAAagcaaaggaaaaactaaggcatCAACGAAAGGTGGAACAGATACATACCGAggtgggtgttctcgaggatggagggTCCTTCCTCCTACCGAGTCACCTTCTCAAACagtcgagcgttcgactcctccgCCCCAAGCACCTGCCCCGGAGCGCGAGCACTTCTCGATCAGAATCCGACCAGGCCTTCTACTTTGActccagagcctccaaggacttctaaagTGCCGCCTCGGTCTCCTCTAGGTGGGCCTTCGCTGCGCCGAGTCCCCGCTCGGCAGCAGTCGCCTGTTTTGCCGTGAGCAGTTCCGCCGCCTGCGCTCCCGTCGCCTCGGGCGCCCGGTCTTGGGACTCGTGGCGGGCGGATTCCAGTAGACGCTCAAGCTCATCAACCCGCCATGACATTGTGGCTTCCCACTCCATCTGACCAAGTTCCTCCTGAAGGAAACGGGACTTGTGGATCGACGTCGCCTCTAACTCCTATAAagcgagaagcaagcatgctatgacaaccagtggaagaccaaggagtcaaggacaaacgcTAAAAATGCAGAAAGCTTACCTCAGCAACGCGCAGTAGGTCGATTGAGACTGcctgatggacgagctcaacctgctccaaggcctccttgagcttcgccttggtttgggcgagatcagactccatcgacagtcctctctccTCCAGGAAGTGCCAGAGCGCCACCTCCTTCTCATCGCGAAGGATGAACCGAGCCTTCCTTGGGTCGccggggtagggccacactagcTCGCGGGTTGCCCCCAACTCGTTGGAAGGTCTAGCCGCCGCAACATCATGCGACGATCGGACCACCGCCAACTCCTGCGACGGCGGGATGGCCGgcggctccaccctagtgcctgCCTCGTCGGAGTAGGGGATCTCCACTACCTCAACCCCATGGCCCGCAGGTGGATGTTCTACCTCCGGCCTAGCCGCGTCGCCTCCCGACACCTCCAGCTTCGACCAGGAGGGCGAGCCGTGCGTCCCTCTatcgggcgaggcagggagcccggtctccctcctctcttctgctGTAGCTGTTGGGGGAGGgatcgcaagggtcacctctgacccaactTCCACCATCACCACAGGGATCGCCGCCATCACCGCCGTTGCTGCTGTCGCCGTACTCGTGACTGGCCGAGAGGGCTCAACCCCCGAAAGGGAAGGTCGCACCACCACCAGTCTGCTTTCCCCGCCGCTCATCGCGACTCGCTGCAGACTGGGTCTCCACTCCTCACACACGGGAGGCGGGGTGATGCTCAGTCCCGTTAGTCCCCAGCCGCTATCAAAAGAGTACAGGTTAGTCGCGCTCAAATAACTCAACTGTGAGATCAAAAAAGAACATAGATGTATACCTGGACGAAAGCGGCAGGGCCCTGAAGCCCTGACCCACTGGCGACAAGCCCGCCGGACGAGGACCGCTCATGGGTCATGACCCACACCCCCTCACATCGACCGACGGAGGTGCGACCCGGCCAATTCCTGATTGGCCCATGAATCGCCGCAACCACCGGCTCGTGGCGCACCCGCCGGGGCAACCAACGGGGCATCTCCCCGTTGTGGGTCGCGCGCACGCAGTGACCCCAAAGATACGGGGGTACGGGCATGCAACTCCAACTGGCCGGCGTGCCCCGCCACGCTTGGAGTAGGGGGGCGAAGCTAGCGATGCCTCCGAAGGGCACGGCGACTGTGCCCGCATCGCCTCTCGCTTGACGGCGGCGTCTGACCTCGTGGCGCGCTTCCTTGATGTGGGAACATCGCCGTGCCTCTCCGTATCCCGCCCACCACCGATAGGCGCGGCCATAGGCGCACGATGCTCCACTGAGGTCACGACGATGCTCCTGTCTCCGTCATCCTCAGAGGTGCTCGCGTCGCcacccatctccgtgggctcctccgactcgagctccgcctccacgTTGCTCTAGTTTTCATCGGCCCGTACCCAccgggcgatctccttctccttcttgtgccTCCTAtgggccttctcagctctcttcttcttcttggcgacCGCCGCCTCCTTCAGAGCAGCTTGCCGAGCTACGCCCTCCGGCCCCCTCAGAAGATGCGGCCAGGATTTGTAACCGACGGGTCCCTATGAAGCGAATGACTCGAAGTCAAAACAAAGGAGAACAAGAGAAAAAAAGGTCACGGAGTAAGAGGAGGGGAGCGTACCATATTGGACAGCTTCGCGACATGGAGACGTCTGggctttccttcaagggactCCTTATCCCTTagttgcagcacccggtcgagtcagctccagacttcgtccttcgccaactcctcTAGCGACGCATGGTCAGGGTCCGTTGGGCCggagtacatccacatcggccacCTCCTCTCTGCCAGTGGGGCAACTCGATGgcagaagaaggtgtggaacacccgtagcCCATCGAGACCATGCTGCACcagcttctagagctccgccTCGATGACCTCCATTTTGTTCTACCGACTGGagggaccccacgaccagctctcccACCTCTTCGGCCTTCTTCTGGTGAACGGCGGGAATGGCACCTCCgctgggttcctaatgtagaaccactccccgtgccaccctaGATTGGAGTAGCAGGGGGAGTACGCGGGGTAGGAGCCGGACGGCCTCGGCTTCTTCTGCAAAGCGAAGCCCCCAACCGATGCGGTTCTGGatggcttcccctccgacaaagctcGCTCGGTGAAGATCTGCCGGAAGAGGTCCACTTGCggatccatcccaaggaaggcctcatagacggtaACAAAACCGGCtacgtgcagcaccctagtcggattgaggtgctatagctctaggccccacttgttgaggagcccacgcaagaACCAGTGCACAGGATATCCTAGCCTATGCTTGTGGAATGCACGGAAGGAGACGACCTCATCAGCCTGAGGTTGTGAAATAGCTTCCCCCGGcacaggagccctccagtgcgccacctccttcggtgggagcagccccttctcgatgAAGGTGGCCAGCACAGCCTCATCAGCgttggatggcctctagttcAACGTCGCGCTCCAGATTCACGAATGGATCTGTGTTCTCTTcctcgctttaccctctttctcctaggaaccgccacgGCACACGAACacgcttggcgagaaggaagaaggagaagaggcggcAGATGGAGAGAGGCGAAGGAAGGggacgaaaaccctctcccttcccctatttaatgcggaTAGGCTTGCGGTGGGAcgcgtcctgactgatgggacactCCCTGCCCAATGAAATGACACCTGGTTAAACAGGACGTGGCCTAGACacggcccaccactaccgcacgtcgagcataggaaacaaggcgcaaccgcaCGCAAACAACCCTTTGCCTTCCCAGGcaggacttggaagggcccaacaaacGGGATCTCCATCAAAGGAGAGGCCAacaggcttcctgagtcgatcgaacggctcaggcgaATGCCAAGAGACGGgtaagaagcagagggatgccccatgcgggctatgccgactccgtcatgaatgacatacacagatcccattcggacatatccgataagagctcctcaaacccgtcactcgagtcattaaggtaactttaccaaaccttcttactttatttttcttatgcatgatcattcattcattctttctcatacatgcattcacacattcattcatacattcattcattcatacattcattcattcatcccatacatccaaagcattgcatatgcaaattaatgcatcacaatgcctcgtgttgcatcacgaagcggtagttgcctcattcaacatgagcaatgaccgaccgaggttcgaaggccggcccgcgaaaggctcgaggccgcctcgtgtcaaatagagccaggggagaaaacgcagatgagccccagtgacCCTTGCCCGATCTGCTCAgaagtagatagggtcatctcgaccttcccgtttgatcctaacctcgagccatgcccatagaatctccatcgaggggaggccagcgggccacctgagtcggtctccagaGCGACCCGAGCATCTATTGAGAGGcgagttaaggagtagtggaatgccacatgagggctatgccgaccccattacgaatgatggacccagattccacttggatgtgcccgttagtgagctcaccgagcgcgtcactcgagccatcgaggcaagcgatgttagctcagcccctccggttgcggaaaccacaGACGACGTAACGCATGGAACTAGACCAGCCTTTACCAAGCCCAACGGGGTCGTGGGCTCGGGTCGCCCGACGCTGACTCGGGAAACCAACCGACCACGCAGGTCGTGGGTGGGACAAACACGGGCGAACACCCCAACCGGTAGAAACACAGAAGTCTGtggccctaggaaagagtaccaagatactcagcctccaaccgactcaccagtcagatgcaggctcaggggctacacccaccgggtgcgcttgTGCGCCCTCGCTGGCAAAgcgaaaaatcccctagacgattctacctaaatcgccggggggctcgggggctcctgccgggttcataaacccagggtccttaatgggcccgcttcccagcaaaagcttggcccaaaCAACAATACTGTACAACAGAAGATAAAATAAATAGTGTGAGCATGTTGATACCCAAAGATAGCCAAATTGCCAAATGTTGTATTTGCATGCATTCAGCCCCTGAGAAATAATTTAGGTGAAGAGTGTATAGGCTAGGAGATGCATCGCTTTTCTTTTCAAGTCACCACATTTGGCTTGCCTATGCTTTACAACCTAGTGTGAACTTATGTTGTATTGAATGAACTTCTCAGTACAGTGAGTACCACGGACTAATCTTTAGTACTTCCTCCGTTCGGAAATGGTAATCCTATTTTGACTAGGAAAAAGTCGTACACAGATTTGACCTTCAATTTCTTTTACAATTTGTTTTCCATTGCTAACGAATCAATTTCATATTTGAAACACTTCAAAAAAAATCTATGGTTCAAGTTTTATGTCCTATATAAacttgtatatatataatttGATTAATTGTTGGTCAAAATTTGTAAAACTTAACTTTTCCATATATAAAATATGATTATTATTCTCAGACGCAGGGAGTACTCGACTCTAGCGTGAATCTGAAATATAGGTTTGTATGCATGGAGTAATTTAGTGGTTTGATCTAGAAAGCTAAGAAAGGTGGTGACTTTTGGATCTCGGCAGGACAGAAATATAGGGAGCATTGAAATCCAAAAGCATGAAGTGTTGCTCCAAGGTAAAAAGCGTTCTTAACTAGAAGCAGGCTGCTGGAACACACATATATAGGACAGGATCCCTGGAGGACAAGATTACAACTAACCTGGAGAAGAACTTCATCAGGCTTCAAGAAACTATGGTCGCTAGCTAGTCGATGAATTCCCTGAGACAGGAGTAGGCCTGACCGCATCGATCATGGCAAAGGGGATCCTGCGATAGATCCTGGGATCCGAGAGAAGAAGGCTACAACTAATAACCCGTACGACTTCAAACTTCAGTAGCTGCTGCTCCTGATAAGCACCGAATCATCCTGCTAGATCAGGCGAGAGGCGATGAAGCAACCAAGGAGAGGCGAAAGCATGTGGAGTGGTCGCGTTCTTTAGTTCACTAATGTGGTGTATACTATTACTTGGATGCAGAAAATAAATTAATCggaacagaaatgctatacaacacacatgtgttttagcacaaaaaacacatggattttttttatctctctctccctctctctttcccttccctctctccttcctcctctctctcgCTCTTTCTCTTTCTCGCTTCGTTGACCGAGCGGATGGGAATGAGGAGGACGACGACCGACGCGTTCGCGGTGGCATCCAATGCCGTGCCCCAGGCCACGTCGCACGAACCAGTGGGGAGGCGCTATCTCACCCCGTGGGCCCCGCATGTCACTGACTCTGTCTTTTCCCTTTCCACTCTCATGGACTCGGTCCACTAAGACCAGACGGCGGATCTATGATttatccttccatagaaaaaaattatgatATGTGATCTGTGATGTGTAATCTGTGGAAGCTAGAGGCTGTaggtagaagaagggtggaggctgttggattttaatcctatggtgcaaaaaaatcaTATGTTAaaactacataaaacacatggttgtgcaGTAGACAGACTCGTACAAAGTCCTCAGAATTCTTATTTTCGAGGGAATAGGATAGTAACAAGTTGTGCTAGCTTTCCAGAAAGCTG
The sequence above is drawn from the Miscanthus floridulus cultivar M001 chromosome 15, ASM1932011v1, whole genome shotgun sequence genome and encodes:
- the LOC136507833 gene encoding uncharacterized protein, with protein sequence MYFDGSVMAPGSGAGVVLISPDGSRLCYAIRLHFLPSNNATEYEALINGLCIAIELGATRLYICGDLELVIDQVMKESSCKRPLMVAYYQEVSSLDGVFINDLHEPSTPILEGLIQTHLDTNLAFRGSDLSASMTTSPVDVAVVALDPTDWRAPLLTYLLEEILPPERTEA
- the LOC136506586 gene encoding uncharacterized protein, translated to MAAIPVVMVEVGSEVTLAIPPPTATAEERRETGLPASPDRGTHGSPSWSKLEVSGGDAARPEVEHPPAGHGVEVVEIPYSDEAGTRVEPPAIPPSQELAVVRSSHDVAAARPSNELGATRELVWPYPGDPRKARFILRDEKEVALWHFLEERGLSMESDLAQTKAKLKEALEQVELVHQAVSIDLLRVAEELEATSIHKSRFLQEELGQMEWEATMSWRVDELERLLESARHESQDRAPEATGAQAAELLTAKQATAAERGLGAAKAHLEETEAAL